The genomic stretch TTCTTACACTTAGTATGGACGTACTCGATCTCCGCCCTATGTGGAAAGAAGAGCTCCGCCATCTCGAGGAAAAGCTTAAGTTAACAAAGGAACAAATTTCTGTTCTTAAAGCCAAAATTGAAGGAGCAAATGAAATTTTCTCTCCTCGTCTCAATGGAGAGGGCAAGGGATCATGGCGTGAGGGTGCGGCTGGACTTCCCTTATTTCCCAGCCTCAGCAAAACAGTAGCCATGGTCATTCGCGATCATGGAGTTCAAGAGCCGCTTACGATCGAAGACATTCTCGGAAAGCTGTATCAGTACGGCATTAATCCTAACGAGGTCAAAAGGACGACCGTCTATACGCTTGCGAATCGCCTTTGGAAGCAAGGTGCCGTTACCAAAGGAACGGGCGCTAAATTCGGCGCTAAATTCGATGCTTTACCTCCAGCGCCTAAACCAACTTTATGAAGCCAATAAAAGAAAGCGCCCCCGAAGAAAGCCGAGTCGGTTAGGCGCTGCGCGACAAATGAACCGGAACGGGTGGGGCAAACTTAGCGGAATGAACCCACCCGCTCCGGGAGGCAACTTGAAAGAAACCGAACTTCGATGAAGAAGCTGCGGTCATTGCTCTACCGGAAGGGTACTCTTTGACCTAAGTTCTGTCAATCGAGGTTCATCACAGGAGTTCTATATGGAACGTAATTCTGATGAAGCGCCGCCCGGATATAAGTGGATTTTCCGGCCGTGGAAGACAGATCCGAATACCGGCACTAGAATCTACCCTAAGCGGGCACGATTTTTCCGGATGTTGGTGAAAGTCTGATGACGGATTAAGAAACAAGAAATTTCGCATGGGGGAAACTACGGTTTCCCCCATGCGATTTTTCTTTAGTAGAGTGAGTATTAAACCGTTTCCCCGCAAGGATTGACAAAAATTGGGGGGTCTATACTTTGATCGGTCACTATGGTTCCTATTTCGCAAGCGTGGACGGTCGCCAGTTACGTCCTCGGCCAGAAGATCAAGGGCAACAAGCGTTACCCGCTGGTCATGATGCTCGAACCCCTTTTCCGTTGCAACCTCGCCTGCGCGGGCTGTGGCAAGATCCAGTATCCTGCCCACATTCTCGATAAGCGTTTAACGCCCGAGCAGTGCTGGGCCGCGGCCGACGAGTGCGGCGCCCCGATGGTCTCCATCCCCGGCGGCGAGCCCCTCATCCATAACGAGATCGACCAGATCGTCGCCGGCCTCGTGAAGCGCAAGAAGTACATCTATCTCTGCACGAACGCGATCCTGCTCAAGAAGAAGATCGACCTCTTCACCCCCTCGAAGTACCTGACCTTCTCCGTCCACATGGACGGCGGCAAGGAAGACCACGACGAGGCGGTCTGCCGCGACGGCGTCTACGAGACGGCCCTCGAGGGGATCAAGGAAGCGGTGAAACGCGGCTTCCGCGTCACGACGAACACGACCCTCTTCGACGGGGCGAACCCCGAGCGCGTCCGCGCCTTCTTCGACGAGATGATGAAGCTCGGCGTCGAGGGGATG from Verrucomicrobium sp. GAS474 encodes the following:
- the hpnH gene encoding adenosyl-hopene transferase HpnH gives rise to the protein MVPISQAWTVASYVLGQKIKGNKRYPLVMMLEPLFRCNLACAGCGKIQYPAHILDKRLTPEQCWAAADECGAPMVSIPGGEPLIHNEIDQIVAGLVKRKKYIYLCTNAILLKKKIDLFTPSKYLTFSVHMDGGKEDHDEAVCRDGVYETALEGIKEAVKRGFRVTTNTTLFDGANPERVRAFFDEMMKLGVEGMMLSPGYSYQKAPDQEHFLHRDKTKALFRSILENKKKSWRFNLSPLFLEFLQGNIDYECTPWGNPTYNVFGWQRPCYLLQEGYVSTFKELIETTKWENYGHKSGNEKCADCMVHCGYEPTSVDDTFGSLAGLGRTIKATFGISLAKKGSPGHSAPPAPPSAPAQVAEPALH